In a genomic window of Sarcophilus harrisii chromosome 4, mSarHar1.11, whole genome shotgun sequence:
- the ARHGDIA gene encoding rho GDP-dissociation inhibitor 1, translated as MAEQEPTAEQLAQIAAENEEDEHSVNYKPPAQKSIQEIQELDKDDESLRKYKEALLGSVTVSADPNTPNVIVTRLTLVCSTAPGPLELDLTGDLESFKKQSFVLKEGVEYRIKISFQVNREIVSGMKYIQHTYRKGVKIDKTDYMVGSYGPRAEEYEFLTPVEEAPKGMLARGSYNIKSRFTDDDKTDHLSWEWNLTIKKEWKD; from the exons ATGGCAGAGCAAGAACCTACAGCAGAGCAGCTGGCCCAGATTGCAGCTGAGAATGAGGAGGATGAACACTCTGTCAACTATAAGCCCCCAGCACAGAAGAGCATTCAGGAGATCCAGGAGCTAGACAAAGATGATGAGAGCCTTCGGAAGTATAAAGAGGCCCTGTTGGGCAGTGTAACTGTTTCTGCTG ATCCCAACACTCCAAATGTTATTGTGACCCGCCTGACCCTAGTATGCAGCACTGCACCTGGTCCCTTGGAGCTAGATCTGACTG GTGACCTAGAGAGCTTCAAGAAGCAGTCATTCGTGCTGAAGGAGGGTGTGGAGTACCGGATAAAAATTTCCTTCCAG GTCAACAGGGAGATTGTATCAGGCATGAAGTACATCCAGCACACTTACAGAAAAGGCGTCAAGA TTGACAAAACTGACTACATGGTGGGCAGTTATGGGCCTCGAGCAGAAGAATATGAGTTCCTGACCCCTGTGGAGGAGGCTCCCAAGGGCATGCTGGCTCGTGGTAGCTACAACATCAAGTCTCGATTTACAGATGATGACAAGACGGATCACCTCTCCTGGGAGTGGAACCTCACCATCAAAAAGGAGTGGAAGGACTGA